Genomic DNA from Salvia splendens isolate huo1 unplaced genomic scaffold, SspV2 ctg488, whole genome shotgun sequence:
taGTAGTAGGAGAAGTATTTGCCaactagacctagacataaCTAACTATAATATTGTTTCATTCATTGTCCAGGAACACAACTACTTTGAAGAGTCATTTAAAGTTTATGAGAGAGGTGTGACAATCTTCAAGTACCCACATGTGAAGGATATTTGGGTGACctatattttcaaatttgttGCATATCTGTCCAAATTTGATGAGAAATATAGAGGAATTAAGATGGAACGAGGTTGAGATATATTCGAGAGGGCTATTGTAGATGCTCCTGCAGAATTAGTGAAGCCTTTGTATCTTGAATATgcaaagatggaggaagacTATGGTCTTGCATATAGAAAAATTGGGAATGTACACAAACATATATTATCAAGGCAGCTGAAATGTATGGCATAACAAAGACTAGGGAGATCTTCGAGCAAGCCATCAACGGATCAGAGCTTGCGGACGAGGATGTGAAGGTCATGTGTTTGAGATACACGCAAGTTGAGGAGAGTCTCGGGGAGATTGATCGTGGTCGTGCATTGTACAAGCATGCGTCGCAGTTTGCTGATCCGAGATTTGATCATGAGGTGTGGAACAAGTGGGGTGAGTTTGAAATGGTGCATGGGAATGAGGATACGGTCCGGGTCGAGAGAAGTGTTTCGGCTAGCTTAGCTATAGCCGGGGAAAGATCAATGCCTATGGTGATTTGGAGAGAAACAAACTAATGAGAATCAATTaatacacacacaaaaaaaacattagTATTGGACATTGATCATATATATTTCTACCACCTATTATTGATTCTTCTTAATTTTGATCTTATGGAGTTCCATCTATTTCAAGTGTTTGCATTCATGAAATGGAACTTTTTGGCCAAAATGTATAATATTTTTCATGCGATTTGCTCTAAGTATGTATTGATGCCCACTATTCTTTtctaattataatatcaatTGGTGTTGTTCGCGATTTCGATGAATTATTGGACGATCCGAAATCAACAATATTCGATCGGATAACACTTTTATGTTAATGAGACTAAATAGAACAAATTTATGATGGCATAAATAGTAAATTTCGTTCAATTAAAAATGGTTACTTTCTTTTTATGTGGAATAATTGTCACGTTAATAGGGCCATGTTACAATATTTCACGTATTGGACTGAAGCTGAAAGAAAGGATTTCTGGTTTGCTGATTTTGTTTACAGATTGATCCGACGCAACGGTGTATGCCTCGTTTAGGTTAGATACCGGAGATCAGGACTTGATCGAGACCATTGATCTTGTTGAGTGCGCGCGATCAAGACTTGATCGAGAATGCATCAACTATTCAGGTGGATTGATACATATTATATGTGTTTTTGGTTTGGGAAAAAAAGGGAACGTTTCACCATTCGAGTTTCATAGCAGATGGTGCACGAGTCTAGCAGCTGGAAGGCTCGTTGCAGAACGTGGAAAGCTCAATGTGTGATGCAACAATATGATGACTAActagctatatatatataccagtAATCTTCAAGAGAGTATACTGATGATGTGCCTTTTCAGTCTGTACCAGCCAACAGACGAGAGCATCGTCATCTTCTTCTCGTTCCTGCTGAACAGTGGCGATAAATTCGAGCACGTTAAGGTAGAATTTATACACAACCAGCATGATATAAAGTCCTTTAATCTCCTATAAATAAAATAGCCTCTGAGGTATCCCACCTCTTCCATTTTAGGCAGGTGACTAAGTTTCTCTACAGAGAATCAGCACAGCAAATACGCTGAATACTTGGTCGATGAGTAACACAACTCATTAAGGTGAACTCTGAAACAGATATCCAGAAGCAGGGATGGGAGTACCTGAAGTGAAACACTATAAAACTGCCATGATTGAGCAGCTTCCCGATGTGAGCATGTTGCTTCGTCTGCATTACTGATTAGGATCACCTTGTTGACGATGTTCCTGATCAAAACAAAACCCTGTCTGTGTATACAATAAACTTATAAGAGCATAAATTGATACTACTAAAGAAACAGCATCACCATTGTTTACAATCCACTGTTTCGATTTCttaaataaaagagaaacatctcTCTTGTGATACACAAAGGAAAAGCACATTACACGGTGAAGCAGAAGCAGAAGCAGAAGCAGTGTGCAAGAAGTTATTAGGGATTACATATGTCGAATACAACAGACCATATCTTTGCTACCATATAGTACTTAAAAATCTAGCAAGGCAGAGTTACAAATTTATGCTGCAGCAACAGTCTCCGAAGGCTTTATCTCTGGCTCAGCCACTGGTGCCTCAGCCACTGGTGCCTCAGCTGCTGGCGCCTCGGCCTCTGCTGCCTTGGCAGCTGGCGCCTCCGCTGGTGGAGCTTCCCAGAAGGCAGTCGCCTTACCAGTCTTTGAAACAGTCTGGAGAACTACATCCGGCTGGACATTGCCTTTCACAGTCACCTTCTGCTGCTCGAGATCAATGTCGTATGACTCAACACCTGTATTGTTCAAATAACACTCCATCTCTCAATACCATACTTGCAAGAGAACATAAGCTGCTTAATGAAGCATAATATTCAATGTACAAAAACTGCATACTAACTAAAAAATCATGGATGcagaaaaaaaaacccaaatcaGAAAGAGAAGAGTTGATGATATTGATTCTTGAAACAAGCACAAATAAATTTCCAAGTATTGGACTaaaaaacatattcataaaCATGATGATCTTAGAGCTATGGATGTATAGAGAAGTTGACAAACCATCCAACTTTCCAAGAACCCTCTTAACAGCTCCCACACAGCCTTGGCATGACATGCCAACCTTCAGCTCCACAGTCTGCAATAGGATCAAGTAAATTTAGTGTGAACAAAATAATCAGAACAAGATTCAAAATCAAGAACAAGATTATTGCCAATCTAGTGTGAACTTAGTGTTTCACCAATCTAGCTCATAATTTGATAACTTCAGCTCCACATTCAAGAAACTTAAATGTGAACTTAGTGTTTCACCAATCTAGCTCATAATTTGATAACCTAATTTCAGCAAGCATCAACAAAATAATCAGAACAAGATTCAAAATCAAGAAAAGTTGACTGCAAAGAAACAACATGATTTTTCCACAAATAGCAGATCCAATGCATGTTTGGCCCCAAATTGATGCTTTTCAGCATTCTTTTAGCTTAGGATGCAAAACCCCAGATACAGTAATTTCCCAAGATCAAatcttttccaattttttttattaaagtcaATCAATTTAATAATCCACCAATCAAGCAAGACAGACGAAATGAGATTAAAATCTAATCAAAAGAAGTGCACAAACATAGGATACCAAGTTGTCAACTAAATTCTAGGTGAAAATTGAAGTATTATAAGGCAAAAAAAAACTCACCTGCGACATGATGATTGAGGTTTTGCAGCTGATCAATGAAGAAAGCGGGATGGAAAAAAGTCAGAGAAGGTTATGATAATGGGATGGGATGAGATGAGACTTTGGCGCTGAGTTTGTTGATATTTATAGAGCAGAAATTTATTAAAACAatacataaatattttaaaataatctgATTTGACAGGTGATTTTCATTCTGGATTTGTTTTtctgatatttttaattttattattttaaaatccattttaataaatttagatAAGAGTATGACAGTGTCAAGATAATAGcatcattttttctattttttgcaATTGTCTCTAATGGTTAGaatcaaaattaatataataaattaaatataatgcGACAACAAAATCAGTCATATATCAATGTTGTTTTGATTAACACTCAAAATAGAACAATGACATTTTATTCATAACAATATCGATTTGTTATTAGATCATATTTAACTTTGttatattaattttgattttaattattatggaatcattactaaattttttttatatactagtataattttttgtattttagtttcacattaaaattaaccaaaaatcaataaaaacatCATAGCTTAAATAGGAATATAACTAGCTACACCGCACATAAATTCATTTTCTCATAATGTCAATTTGCCAATATATCTAAaagttagttttattttgttctttGTTTAGAAAGTTctagaaattttattttattatagaaaAGTAACTAGATCCCCCGCCGCCACACACACCAATAAATAAATTGCACTTCTAAATTCagtattttacattttatccaaaaatcacataaaatatCTCTAAATTTATTGGGTCCTTTCCAAAAACAATATCATATTCACAAGCTACTCATACCCCAAATATAGTCAATTTTGAATCATTTTGATTCAAATTGGTCCAACCACACATTCAATTCAATGGCTTTTCTTTTTTCCAAAGGTTTTCAAATCCTTAATCACTCAATATCATGGAATGTCGTTGTGGAAAATCGATGCGTATCAAATACTTCAGGTtccatattattaaaataattattcatttttaaaatatattttcaagcaCCCACTAATCATGTTCAGACACGAATACTAGAATAAGTATTCGTATCTCACGTCACTCGAGCAAGTGCATTGATGAATGTAATAAGATGCGGACAGAATCCTTTACGATTTAAAGGAAACCACatcattattaattataagAAGGTAGTAAATGAATAAAGCTAATTAACGTACCTAAAGTTGTTGAAAATGGGAAATTTGTGGATTGGTAACCAAATTTCTTGGCATATCGTAGAAGGAAGGCATATTTTTTCGATTAAGGTGGACCTAAAAATACCACATTCTATTCTTTAGGGTTAGtattattagtagtactacCAAATACTATACTCTTTATTCTATGGTACTACAATTGCAAAGATGTACTACTTCAAAGCTCAAGAAGTACATGCACGTGTAATAAGTGAGTAGTACATTTTATTAACTTGGAAGGTTAAAAAAATGGTAGCAATCGATACATGATTCTTATTGCACTAAATCATTTTTATATGATCAATTGTTGGGTTT
This window encodes:
- the LOC121790355 gene encoding copper transport protein ATX1-like codes for the protein MSQTVELKVGMSCQGCVGAVKRVLGKLDGVESYDIDLEQQKVTVKGNVQPDVVLQTVSKTGKATAFWEAPPAEAPAAKAAEAEAPAAEAPVAEAPVAEPEIKPSETVAAA